In one Pseudomonas fitomaticsae genomic region, the following are encoded:
- a CDS encoding GNAT family N-acetyltransferase, translated as MPTTLQGQGIILRPLQDTDADALLHAAADGELWNLTVTVVPSATTVDAYLKKALDGREAGTVMPFVIVLKETGEVIGSTRFWKIDPLNRKLEIGSSWISARFQKTFVNTEAKYLMLRHAFEVLDCVRVQFTTDENNQKSRHAILRLGAQQEGIVRHERIMPDGRKRNSVRFSIIDDEWPQVRLNLERKLADYGLR; from the coding sequence ATGCCAACCACGCTGCAAGGCCAGGGAATCATCCTGCGCCCGCTTCAAGACACCGACGCCGATGCCCTGCTCCACGCTGCTGCCGACGGTGAACTGTGGAATCTCACGGTCACCGTGGTGCCATCGGCCACCACCGTCGACGCTTACCTGAAAAAGGCCCTCGATGGCCGTGAGGCGGGGACGGTCATGCCGTTTGTCATCGTGTTGAAGGAAACCGGCGAAGTGATCGGCTCGACCCGGTTCTGGAAGATCGACCCGCTCAATCGCAAGCTGGAGATCGGCAGCAGCTGGATTTCCGCACGCTTTCAGAAGACCTTCGTCAACACCGAGGCCAAGTACCTGATGTTGCGCCACGCGTTCGAGGTGCTTGATTGCGTGCGTGTGCAGTTCACCACCGACGAGAACAACCAGAAATCACGACACGCGATTCTACGACTCGGCGCGCAGCAGGAAGGCATCGTCCGCCACGAACGCATCATGCCGGACGGCCGCAAGCGCAACTCGGTGCGCTTCAGCATCATTGATGACGAATGGCCGCAGGTGCGCCTGAACCTGGAACGCAAACTGGCGGATTACGGCCTGCGCTGA
- a CDS encoding arylamine N-acetyltransferase family protein: MSEPRLTNLKQYLQRLGFDAPPAPTLETLRLLQLRHTGAFPFENLSTLSGEPVLIDLPSIERKVLNGARGGYCYELNNLFLALLLELGFDARGISGRVVMNQPEGSWTARTHRLSLVTIDDVRYITDVGFGGMVPTAPLLFDTDAEQSTPHEPYRIEVQADGYMLRARVAGEWRPMYLFDLQRQEDIDYTLGNWYVSTHPDSPFAQRLMVARTGDGWRRTLNNGSFAIHRIGAESERREVTDVDELIELLEREFGLRLPHQPGARLALARLIQPV; encoded by the coding sequence ATGAGCGAGCCACGCCTGACGAATCTGAAACAGTACCTGCAACGCCTGGGATTCGATGCGCCCCCGGCACCGACCCTTGAAACCCTGCGTCTGTTGCAACTGCGCCATACCGGCGCCTTTCCATTCGAAAACCTGTCGACGCTCAGTGGCGAACCCGTTCTGATCGACCTGCCCTCCATCGAACGCAAGGTCTTGAACGGCGCCCGTGGCGGTTATTGCTACGAGCTGAATAATCTGTTTCTGGCGTTGTTGCTGGAGCTGGGGTTCGACGCACGGGGCATCAGCGGGCGAGTGGTCATGAATCAGCCCGAAGGCAGTTGGACGGCGCGCACCCACCGCTTGAGCCTGGTGACGATTGACGACGTGCGATACATCACCGACGTCGGCTTCGGTGGCATGGTGCCGACCGCGCCGCTGTTGTTCGATACCGACGCCGAGCAATCCACGCCACACGAACCGTATCGCATCGAAGTGCAGGCCGATGGCTACATGCTGCGGGCCAGAGTTGCTGGCGAATGGCGACCGATGTACCTGTTCGACCTGCAACGCCAGGAAGACATCGATTACACCCTTGGCAACTGGTACGTCTCGACCCACCCGGACTCGCCATTTGCTCAACGCCTGATGGTTGCGCGCACTGGCGACGGCTGGCGGCGCACCTTGAACAACGGCAGTTTCGCGATCCATCGCATTGGCGCGGAGAGCGAGCGACGCGAGGTGACGGATGTCGATGAACTGATCGAATTGCTGGAACGGGAATTCGGCCTGCGCTTGCCGCACCAGCCCGGTGCACGTCTGGCGCTGGCGCGCTTGATTCAGCCGGTTTGA
- a CDS encoding BrnA antitoxin family protein, whose translation MKDEYDFSQGKRGAIAPTKGKTRITIMLDDAVIEAAREVAESEGYGYQTVINNTLRHALLDSRGATDELEHSIGQFSATDLKSLEKKLSAAVNEIRRVLEPEAKP comes from the coding sequence ATGAAGGATGAGTACGATTTCAGCCAGGGAAAACGCGGCGCCATCGCGCCGACCAAGGGCAAGACCCGCATCACCATCATGCTCGATGACGCAGTGATCGAAGCCGCGCGCGAGGTCGCTGAAAGCGAGGGCTACGGCTATCAGACGGTAATCAACAACACCCTGCGCCACGCCCTTCTCGATAGCCGTGGTGCAACTGATGAACTCGAACATTCAATCGGGCAATTCAGCGCCACCGACCTCAAGAGCCTTGAGAAAAAACTGTCGGCGGCCGTAAACGAGATCCGGCGGGTGCTGGAGCCGGAGGCAAAACCTTAG
- a CDS encoding nucleobase:cation symporter-2 family protein, with amino-acid sequence MKTPHVSHQRPEDENLGVGANMAYGLQHVLTMYGGIVAVPLIIGQAAGLSPADIGLLIAASLFAGGLATLLQTLGLPFFGCQLPLVQGVSFSGVATMVAIVSSGGEGGFQSVLGAVIAASLIGLLITPVFSRITKFFPPLVTGIVITTIGLTLMPVAARWAMGGNSHAPDFGSMQNIGLAAVTLVLVLLLSKVGSSTISRLSILLAMVIGTVLAVFLGMADFSNVTQGPMFGFPTPFHFGMPTFHFAAILSMCIVVMVTLVETSADILAVGEIIGTKVDSKRLGNGLRADMLSSMFAPIFGSFTQSAFAQNVGLVAVTGIKSRYVVATGGIFLVILGLLPFMGRVIAAVPTSVLGGAGIVLFGTVAASGIRTLSKVDYRNNVNLIIVATSIGFGMIPIAAPNFYDHFPSWFATIFHSGISSSAIMAILLNLAFNHFTAGNSDQQSVFAAAEERTLRYRDLAALREGDYFSDGKLHDCDGNEVPVIDPDSDHGHGAPKVHAKSSEHV; translated from the coding sequence ATGAAAACGCCCCATGTTTCACACCAACGGCCCGAGGACGAGAATCTCGGGGTCGGCGCGAATATGGCTTACGGCCTGCAACACGTTCTGACCATGTATGGCGGTATCGTCGCGGTGCCACTGATCATCGGTCAGGCCGCCGGGCTTTCGCCGGCGGACATCGGTCTGTTGATTGCTGCTTCATTGTTTGCGGGGGGGCTGGCCACGTTGCTGCAAACCCTGGGTTTACCGTTTTTCGGATGTCAGTTGCCGCTGGTGCAGGGCGTGTCGTTCTCCGGCGTTGCCACCATGGTGGCGATTGTCAGCAGTGGCGGGGAGGGCGGCTTCCAGTCGGTGCTTGGCGCGGTGATTGCGGCGTCGCTGATCGGCTTGCTGATCACGCCGGTGTTCTCGCGAATCACCAAGTTCTTCCCACCGCTGGTCACCGGCATCGTGATCACCACCATCGGCCTGACGCTGATGCCGGTGGCCGCACGCTGGGCCATGGGCGGCAACAGCCATGCGCCTGACTTCGGCAGTATGCAGAACATCGGTCTGGCGGCGGTCACGCTGGTGCTGGTATTGCTGCTGAGCAAGGTCGGCAGTTCCACCATTTCCCGTCTGTCGATCCTGTTGGCCATGGTGATCGGCACGGTGCTGGCGGTGTTCCTCGGCATGGCGGACTTCTCCAACGTCACCCAGGGCCCGATGTTCGGCTTCCCGACGCCGTTCCATTTCGGCATGCCGACCTTCCACTTCGCCGCGATTTTGTCGATGTGCATCGTGGTCATGGTGACCCTGGTGGAAACCTCGGCGGACATCCTGGCGGTCGGTGAAATCATCGGCACCAAGGTCGACTCCAAGCGTCTGGGCAACGGCCTGCGGGCGGACATGCTGTCGAGCATGTTTGCGCCGATCTTCGGTTCGTTCACCCAAAGCGCCTTCGCCCAGAACGTCGGGCTGGTGGCGGTGACCGGGATCAAGAGCCGCTATGTGGTGGCGACCGGCGGTATCTTCCTGGTGATCCTCGGCCTGCTGCCGTTCATGGGCCGGGTCATCGCCGCCGTGCCGACCTCGGTACTCGGCGGCGCCGGTATCGTGCTGTTCGGCACCGTGGCGGCGAGCGGCATCCGGACGCTGTCCAAGGTCGATTACCGCAACAACGTCAACCTGATCATCGTCGCCACCTCGATTGGCTTCGGCATGATCCCGATTGCCGCGCCGAACTTCTACGATCACTTCCCGAGCTGGTTCGCGACCATTTTCCATTCGGGCATCAGTTCGTCGGCGATCATGGCGATCCTGCTGAACCTGGCGTTCAACCACTTCACGGCGGGTAACTCGGATCAGCAGTCAGTGTTTGCGGCGGCAGAAGAGCGGACCCTGCGTTATCGCGATCTGGCAGCGCTGCGTGAAGGCGACTACTTCAGCGACGGCAAGCTGCATGACTGCGACGGCAACGAAGTGCCGGTGATCGATCCGGATTCGGATCACGGTCATGGCGCGCCGAAGGTACATGCCAAAAGCAGCGAGCACGTCTGA
- a CDS encoding amino acid aminotransferase — protein MSLFSAVEMAPRDPILGLNEAFNADTRTNKVNLGVGVYCNEEGRIPLLRAVIEAETIRAAQHASRGYLPIDGIAAYDQAVQKLLFGNDSPLLAAGRVVTTQAVGGTGALKIGADFLKQLLPNAVVAISDPSWENHRALFETAGFPVQNYRYYDAATHDVNRAGLLEDLNALPNGSIIVLHACCHNPTGVDLSPADWNNVLEAVKAKGHVPFLDMAYQGFGDGIAEDAAAVRLFAESGLTFFVSSSFSKSFSLYGERVGALSIVSESKEESARVLSQVKRVIRTNYSNPPTHGASVVAAVLNSPELRAQWEAELAEMRLRIRGMRDQMVALLAKKAPQRDFSFVGRQRGMFSYSGLTTEQVHRLRNEFGIYALDTGRICVAALNQSNIEAVTDAIVQVI, from the coding sequence ATGAGCCTGTTCTCCGCTGTCGAAATGGCACCCCGCGATCCAATCCTGGGCCTCAACGAAGCATTCAACGCCGATACCCGGACCAACAAGGTCAACCTCGGGGTGGGTGTGTACTGCAACGAAGAGGGGCGAATTCCACTCCTGCGCGCCGTCATCGAAGCCGAAACCATTCGCGCCGCTCAGCACGCCTCCCGTGGCTACCTGCCAATCGACGGCATCGCGGCCTACGACCAGGCCGTGCAAAAGCTGCTGTTCGGCAATGATTCGCCATTGCTGGCGGCTGGCCGGGTTGTCACCACTCAGGCCGTCGGCGGGACCGGCGCACTGAAAATCGGTGCCGACTTCCTCAAGCAACTGCTGCCCAATGCCGTGGTGGCGATCAGCGACCCGAGCTGGGAAAACCACCGCGCGCTGTTCGAAACCGCCGGTTTCCCGGTGCAGAACTACCGCTACTACGACGCCGCCACCCACGACGTGAACCGTGCCGGCCTGCTGGAAGACCTCAACGCCTTGCCGAACGGCTCGATCATCGTGCTGCACGCTTGCTGCCACAACCCGACCGGCGTCGACCTGAGCCCGGCGGACTGGAACAACGTGCTGGAAGCGGTCAAGGCCAAAGGTCACGTGCCGTTCCTCGACATGGCTTACCAGGGTTTTGGTGACGGCATCGCCGAAGACGCCGCAGCCGTGCGTCTGTTCGCCGAATCCGGCCTGACCTTCTTCGTGTCGAGCTCGTTCTCCAAGTCGTTCTCGCTGTACGGCGAGCGCGTCGGCGCCCTGTCGATCGTCAGCGAATCGAAAGAAGAAAGCGCCCGCGTACTGTCGCAAGTCAAACGCGTGATCCGCACCAACTACTCCAACCCGCCGACCCACGGTGCAAGCGTCGTCGCCGCCGTGCTGAACAGCCCGGAGCTGCGCGCCCAGTGGGAAGCCGAACTGGCTGAAATGCGCCTGCGCATTCGTGGCATGCGCGACCAGATGGTTGCTCTGCTGGCCAAGAAAGCCCCGCAGCGCGACTTCAGCTTCGTCGGTCGTCAGCGCGGCATGTTCTCCTACTCCGGTCTGACCACCGAACAGGTTCACCGCCTGCGCAACGAGTTCGGCATCTACGCCCTGGACACCGGCCGCATCTGCGTCGCCGCGCTGAACCAGAGCAACATCGAAGCCGTGACGGACGCCATCGTTCAGGTCATCTGA
- the uvrB gene encoding excinuclease ABC subunit UvrB, whose amino-acid sequence MSEFQLVTRFDPAGDQPEAIRQMVEGIEAGLAHLTLLGVTGSGKTFSIANVIAQVQRPTLVLAPNKTLAAQLYGEFKSFFPNNAVEYFVSYYDYYQPEAYVPSSDTFIEKDASINDHIEQMRLSATKALLERKDAIIVTTVSCIYGLGSPETYLKMVLHVDRGDKLDQRALVRRLADLQYTRNDMDFARATFRVRGDVIDIYPAESDLEAIRIELFDDEVESISAFDPLTGEVIRKLPRFTFYPKSHYVTPRETLLDAIEGIKVELQERLEYLRNNNKLVEAQRLEQRTRFDLEMILELGYCNGIENYSRYLSGRPAGAAPPTLYDYLPADALLVIDESHVSVPQVGAMYKGDRSRKETLVEYGFRLPSALDNRPMRFDEWEGVSPQTIFVSATPGNYEAEHAGRVIEQVVRPTGLVDPQVEVRPALTQVDDLLSEITKRVAVEERVLVTTLTKRMAEDLTDYLADHGVRVRYLHSDIDTVERVEIIRDLRLGTFDVLVGINLLREGLDMPEVSLVAILDADKEGFLRSERSLIQTIGRAARNLNGRAILYADRITGSMERAIGETERRRDKQIAFNLANGITPKGVFKDVADIMEGATVPGSRSKKRKGMAKAAEENAKYEAELRSPSEITKRIRQLEEKMYQLARDLEFEAAAQMRDEIAKLRERLLAV is encoded by the coding sequence ATGTCTGAATTCCAGCTCGTCACCCGTTTCGACCCCGCCGGCGATCAACCCGAAGCCATTCGCCAGATGGTCGAAGGCATCGAAGCCGGGCTGGCGCACCTGACGCTGCTCGGGGTGACCGGGTCGGGCAAGACCTTCAGCATCGCCAACGTGATCGCCCAGGTGCAGCGTCCGACGTTGGTGCTGGCGCCGAACAAGACCCTGGCCGCGCAGTTGTACGGCGAGTTCAAGTCGTTCTTCCCGAACAACGCCGTCGAGTACTTCGTTTCCTACTACGACTACTACCAGCCTGAAGCCTATGTGCCGTCGTCCGACACCTTTATCGAGAAGGATGCGTCGATCAACGACCACATTGAGCAGATGCGTCTGTCGGCGACCAAGGCGCTGCTCGAGCGCAAGGACGCGATCATTGTCACCACGGTGTCGTGCATCTACGGTCTGGGCAGCCCGGAAACCTATTTGAAAATGGTCTTGCACGTCGATCGCGGCGACAAGCTCGATCAACGTGCGCTGGTGCGGCGCCTGGCCGACCTGCAATACACCCGCAACGACATGGATTTCGCCCGTGCGACCTTCCGTGTGCGCGGCGATGTGATCGACATTTACCCGGCGGAATCGGACCTTGAAGCGATCCGCATCGAGTTGTTCGATGACGAAGTGGAGAGCATTTCCGCGTTCGACCCGCTGACCGGCGAAGTCATCCGCAAGCTGCCGCGCTTCACCTTCTATCCGAAAAGCCACTATGTGACGCCCCGGGAAACCCTGCTCGACGCCATCGAGGGGATCAAGGTCGAGTTGCAGGAGCGCCTGGAATACCTGCGCAACAACAATAAACTTGTGGAAGCCCAGCGCCTGGAGCAGCGCACCCGGTTCGACCTGGAGATGATCCTCGAACTGGGCTACTGCAACGGCATTGAAAACTACTCGCGCTACCTGTCGGGTCGCCCGGCTGGTGCGGCGCCACCGACGCTTTACGATTACCTGCCGGCGGACGCCTTGCTGGTGATCGACGAATCCCACGTCAGCGTGCCGCAAGTCGGCGCGATGTATAAGGGCGACCGTTCGCGCAAGGAAACCCTGGTGGAATACGGCTTCCGCTTGCCATCGGCACTGGACAACCGACCGATGCGCTTTGACGAGTGGGAAGGGGTGAGCCCACAGACGATTTTCGTCTCGGCCACGCCCGGCAACTACGAAGCGGAGCACGCAGGACGGGTGATCGAGCAAGTGGTGCGCCCGACCGGTCTGGTCGACCCGCAGGTTGAAGTGCGTCCGGCGCTGACCCAGGTCGACGATCTGTTGTCGGAAATCACCAAGCGTGTGGCGGTGGAAGAGCGGGTGCTGGTCACCACGCTGACCAAGCGCATGGCCGAAGACTTGACCGATTACCTGGCCGATCACGGCGTGCGCGTGCGTTATCTGCACTCGGACATCGACACCGTCGAGCGGGTCGAAATCATCCGCGACCTGCGTTTGGGCACGTTCGATGTGCTGGTGGGGATCAACCTGCTGCGTGAAGGTCTGGACATGCCGGAAGTATCGCTGGTGGCGATTCTCGACGCGGACAAGGAAGGTTTCCTGCGTTCCGAGCGTTCGCTGATCCAGACCATCGGCCGGGCGGCGCGTAACCTCAATGGCCGGGCGATTCTCTACGCGGACCGGATCACCGGTTCGATGGAGCGGGCGATTGGCGAGACCGAGCGCCGTCGCGACAAGCAGATCGCCTTCAACCTGGCCAACGGCATCACGCCGAAGGGCGTGTTCAAGGACGTCGCCGACATCATGGAAGGCGCCACCGTGCCAGGTTCGCGCAGCAAGAAGCGCAAGGGCATGGCCAAGGCTGCCGAAGAGAACGCCAAGTACGAAGCCGAACTGCGCTCGCCGAGCGAGATCACCAAGCGCATCCGCCAACTGGAAGAGAAGATGTACCAGTTGGCCCGCGACCTGGAATTCGAAGCGGCAGCGCAGATGCGCGACGAAATCGCCAAGCTGCGTGAGCGTCTGTTGGCCGTCTGA
- a CDS encoding MDR family MFS transporter has product MAGDSLIRPVGEPTRRDWIAVMSVMLGAFMAVLDIQITNSSLKDIQGALSATLEEGSWISTSYLVAEIIMIPLTAWLVQLLSARRLAVWVSLGFLISSLLCSMAWSLESMIVFRAMQGFTGGALIPLAFTLTLIKLPEHHRAKGMAMFAMTATFAPSIGPTLGGWLTENWGWEYIFYINIPPGLIMIAGLMYGLEKKEAHWELLKNTDYTGILTLGVGLGCLQVFLEEGHRKDWLESSLIVTLGSIALLSLITFVIVQISKPNPLINLGILRNRNFGLSSISSLGMGVGLYGSIYLLPLYLAQIQNYNALQIGEVIMWMGVPQLFLIPLVPKLMKFVSPKWLCTIGFGLFGLASFSSGVLNPDFAGPQFNQIQIIRALGQPLIMVTISLIATAYILPQDAGSASSLFNILRNLGGAIGIALLATLLDARTKTYFDYLREAVVPTNPQVAERLASMTDRFGSDTAALGKLSEIVHQQALIMAYNDAFHFVGIALGISMLAILLTRKLPAGLKAGEAH; this is encoded by the coding sequence ATGGCCGGTGATTCACTGATCCGCCCGGTCGGCGAACCGACCCGGCGGGACTGGATTGCGGTAATGAGCGTGATGCTCGGTGCCTTCATGGCGGTGCTCGACATCCAGATCACCAACTCTTCGCTCAAGGACATTCAGGGCGCCCTGTCGGCGACGCTGGAAGAAGGCTCGTGGATTTCGACGTCTTATCTGGTGGCGGAAATCATCATGATCCCGTTGACCGCCTGGCTGGTGCAGTTGCTGTCGGCCCGACGGCTGGCGGTGTGGGTGTCGCTGGGTTTTCTCATTTCATCGTTGCTGTGCTCAATGGCCTGGAGCCTGGAGAGCATGATCGTGTTTCGCGCCATGCAGGGCTTCACGGGCGGCGCGCTGATCCCGCTGGCGTTCACCCTGACCCTGATCAAACTCCCGGAACACCACCGCGCCAAAGGCATGGCGATGTTTGCCATGACCGCCACCTTCGCCCCGTCCATCGGCCCGACCCTTGGCGGCTGGCTCACGGAAAATTGGGGCTGGGAGTACATCTTCTATATCAACATCCCGCCGGGGCTGATCATGATCGCCGGGCTGATGTACGGTCTGGAGAAGAAAGAAGCGCACTGGGAGCTGCTGAAAAACACCGATTACACCGGCATTCTCACGCTGGGCGTCGGCCTCGGTTGCCTGCAGGTTTTTCTTGAGGAAGGCCATCGCAAGGACTGGCTGGAATCGAGCCTGATCGTGACGCTGGGCAGCATCGCCCTGCTGAGTTTGATCACCTTCGTGATCGTGCAGATTTCCAAGCCCAACCCGCTGATCAACCTCGGCATCCTGCGTAACCGCAATTTTGGACTGTCGAGTATTTCCAGTCTCGGCATGGGCGTCGGGCTGTACGGTTCGATCTATCTGCTGCCGCTGTACCTGGCGCAGATCCAGAATTACAACGCCCTGCAGATCGGCGAAGTGATCATGTGGATGGGCGTGCCGCAGCTGTTTCTGATTCCGCTGGTGCCGAAGCTGATGAAATTCGTCTCGCCGAAATGGCTGTGCACAATCGGCTTCGGCCTGTTCGGACTGGCGAGTTTTTCATCCGGCGTACTCAACCCGGACTTCGCCGGGCCGCAGTTCAATCAGATCCAGATCATCCGTGCGCTGGGCCAGCCGCTGATCATGGTGACCATTTCTCTGATCGCCACGGCGTACATCCTGCCGCAGGACGCGGGTTCGGCGTCGAGTCTGTTCAACATTTTGCGCAACCTCGGCGGCGCCATAGGCATCGCCCTGCTCGCAACGCTGCTGGACGCGCGCACCAAGACCTACTTCGATTACCTGCGCGAAGCGGTGGTGCCGACCAACCCGCAGGTGGCCGAACGCTTGGCGTCGATGACCGATCGGTTCGGCAGTGACACGGCGGCGTTGGGCAAGTTAAGCGAGATCGTGCATCAGCAGGCGCTGATCATGGCCTACAACGATGCGTTTCATTTTGTCGGGATTGCGCTGGGGATCAGCATGCTGGCGATTTTGCTGACCAGGAAATTGCCCGCCGGACTGAAGGCCGGCGAGGCACATTAA
- a CDS encoding HlyD family secretion protein → MPAQLKRRLFIFLLLVLLIAGGFFAHWFIKGRFYESTDNAYVQGEITRVSSQLSARIDEVLVQDNQHVEKGQLLIRLEGDDFRLAVDRANAALATREAERLQAQSKLTQQASLIAASDAQVATTQATLGRSQVDLSRAETLRKPGYVSEERVTTLSADAHIARSQVAKAQADAQSQRQQVNALTAEIKRLDAQIANARADLAQAELNLTRSEIHAPISGLIGQRAARNGQVVQAGAYLLSIVPDEDIWVQANFKETQIGHMQPGQKAELLFDAYGDTPIEARVDSLFAASGAQFSLLPPDNATGNFTKVVQRIPVKLTFKADNPLHGKIRPGMSVTATVNIKDAPDNGR, encoded by the coding sequence ATGCCTGCCCAACTCAAGCGTCGCCTGTTCATTTTCCTGCTGCTGGTCCTGTTGATTGCCGGGGGCTTTTTCGCCCATTGGTTTATCAAGGGACGCTTTTATGAAAGCACCGACAACGCCTATGTCCAGGGTGAAATCACCCGCGTATCGAGCCAGTTGAGCGCACGCATCGACGAAGTCCTGGTGCAGGACAACCAGCACGTGGAAAAAGGTCAGTTGCTGATACGTCTCGAAGGCGATGACTTCCGCCTCGCCGTCGATCGCGCCAACGCCGCCCTCGCCACCCGCGAGGCCGAACGCCTGCAAGCCCAGAGCAAACTGACCCAGCAAGCCAGCCTGATCGCCGCCAGCGACGCGCAAGTGGCCACCACTCAGGCGACGCTCGGCCGCTCGCAGGTGGATCTGTCGCGAGCAGAAACCCTGCGTAAACCCGGCTACGTCTCCGAGGAACGTGTCACCACCCTCTCCGCCGATGCCCACATCGCCCGCTCGCAAGTGGCCAAGGCCCAGGCCGACGCCCAGAGCCAGCGCCAGCAGGTCAACGCGCTGACCGCCGAAATCAAACGGCTCGACGCGCAGATCGCCAACGCCCGCGCCGACCTCGCCCAGGCCGAACTGAACCTGACCCGCAGCGAAATCCACGCGCCGATCAGCGGCCTGATCGGCCAGCGCGCCGCGCGCAATGGGCAAGTGGTACAGGCCGGCGCCTATCTGTTGTCGATCGTTCCGGACGAAGACATCTGGGTGCAGGCCAACTTCAAGGAAACCCAGATCGGCCACATGCAGCCGGGCCAGAAGGCCGAGCTACTCTTCGACGCCTATGGCGACACACCGATCGAAGCCCGGGTCGACAGCCTGTTCGCAGCCTCCGGCGCGCAGTTCAGCCTGTTGCCGCCGGACAACGCCACCGGCAACTTCACCAAGGTCGTGCAGCGGATTCCGGTCAAGCTGACCTTCAAGGCCGATAATCCGCTGCACGGCAAGATTCGTCCGGGCATGTCCGTCACCGCCACCGTGAACATCAAAGACGCCCCTGACAATGGCCGGTGA
- the gltX gene encoding glutamate--tRNA ligase — MTTVRTRIAPSPTGDPHVGTAYIALFNYCFAKQHGGEFILRIEDTDQLRSTRESEQQIFDALRWLGIDWSEGPDVGGPHGPYRQSERGDIYQKYCQQLVDMGHAFPCFCTAEELDQMRAEQMARGETPRYDGRALLLSKEEVARRLAAGEPHVIRMKVPSEGVCVVPDMLRGDVEIPWDRMDMQVLMKTDGLPTYFLANVVDDHLMGITHVLRGEEWLPSAPKLILLYEYFGWEQPELCYMPLLRNPDKSKLSKRKNPTSVTFYERMGFMPEAMLNYLGRMGWSMPDEREKFSLQEMVDNFDLKRVSLGGPIFDIEKLSWLNGQWLRDLPVEEFAARVQKWAFNSEYMMKIAPHVQGRVETFSQVAPLAGFFFAGGVNPDAKLFESKKLSGDQVRQLMQLILWKLESLRQWEKDSITATIQAVVESLELKLRDAMPLMFAAITGQASSVSVLDAMEILGPDLTRFRLRQAIDLLGGVSKKENKEWEKLLGAIA, encoded by the coding sequence ATGACCACCGTCCGCACTCGCATCGCGCCATCGCCTACCGGGGATCCCCACGTAGGTACCGCTTACATCGCACTGTTCAACTACTGCTTTGCCAAGCAGCACGGCGGTGAGTTCATCCTGCGGATCGAAGACACCGATCAGTTGCGTTCGACCCGCGAGTCCGAACAGCAGATTTTCGACGCCCTGCGCTGGCTGGGTATCGACTGGAGCGAAGGCCCGGACGTCGGCGGCCCGCACGGCCCATACCGTCAGAGCGAGCGCGGCGACATCTACCAGAAGTACTGCCAGCAACTGGTCGACATGGGCCACGCCTTCCCGTGCTTCTGCACCGCTGAAGAGCTGGACCAGATGCGCGCCGAGCAAATGGCTCGCGGCGAAACCCCGCGCTACGACGGCCGTGCGCTGCTGCTGTCCAAGGAAGAAGTCGCCCGTCGCCTCGCTGCCGGCGAGCCGCACGTGATCCGCATGAAGGTGCCGAGTGAAGGCGTCTGCGTGGTGCCGGACATGCTGCGTGGCGATGTCGAGATCCCGTGGGATCGCATGGACATGCAAGTGCTGATGAAGACCGACGGCCTGCCGACATACTTCCTGGCCAACGTGGTCGACGACCACCTGATGGGCATCACCCACGTGCTGCGTGGCGAAGAATGGCTGCCATCGGCGCCGAAACTGATCCTGCTTTACGAATACTTCGGCTGGGAACAACCGGAGCTGTGCTACATGCCGCTGCTGCGCAACCCGGACAAGAGCAAGCTGTCCAAGCGCAAGAACCCGACTTCGGTGACGTTCTACGAGCGCATGGGTTTCATGCCTGAGGCGATGCTCAACTACCTCGGTCGCATGGGCTGGTCGATGCCGGATGAGCGCGAGAAGTTCTCGCTGCAGGAAATGGTCGACAACTTCGACCTCAAGCGTGTGTCCCTCGGCGGCCCGATTTTCGACATCGAGAAACTGTCGTGGCTCAACGGCCAGTGGCTGCGTGATCTGCCGGTGGAAGAGTTCGCCGCTCGCGTTCAGAAGTGGGCGTTCAATTCCGAATACATGATGAAGATCGCGCCGCACGTTCAGGGTCGCGTCGAAACCTTCAGCCAGGTTGCACCGCTGGCCGGGTTCTTCTTCGCCGGTGGCGTGAACCCGGATGCCAAGCTGTTCGAATCGAAAAAGCTCTCGGGCGATCAGGTCCGTCAACTGATGCAGTTGATCCTGTGGAAGCTGGAAAGCCTGCGCCAGTGGGAGAAAGACAGCATCACCGCGACGATTCAGGCGGTGGTCGAATCCCTCGAGCTGAAACTGCGTGATGCGATGCCGCTGATGTTTGCTGCAATCACAGGGCAGGCGAGCTCGGTGTCGGTGCTCGATGCGATGGAAATCCTCGGCCCGGACCTGACCCGTTTCCGTCTGCGTCAGGCGATTGACCTGCTGGGCGGTGTGTCGAAGAAAGAAAACAAAGAGTGGGAAAAGCTGTTGGGCGCTATCGCCTGA